The DNA window AAGGCCCAATAAAAGAGTCTAGAAAATTGTCTTACATGGTCTCTTGTCTGTTGACCAAGTACAACCAACCAACGCTGTATTGTTCCCACTCACCTTTTCCTTAAAATCATCATCAGATCTGTCCTAAAACGACCACTTTTTATTCGAATTGTTGCTTAAATGCGGTGGACACACATGCATTTGCTTTATTGTGCGTTTTTCTCGTGGTCCACCTATGTTTCCATCACATGGTCACGCCGCAATAATGGTGACGGCATCACCAGGGAGCCACTGAAGAACTGGTGGAAGATCTGATGCAGTCTCAACAGCCTCTTCTGTGGccagaaaggcagaaaaacaagctgTGAACATCTTAAAGCTTGTTGCAGCCAAAGTGCTTCTTTGCAGCCAATTGAGCTTCAATTTGAGAGATAATTTGGAGTCATGTTTTTCCTCGGCGAGCTGGAAGACAACGAAAAGCTGGGCAGAGCTGGATGATAATTACCGGCTGGGTAAAGCTCACCCCCGCAATTAAGCCTTtgactgtttttctttcattgttcCGGAGTCTTGTGCAACTCCTTCAGCCCAGATCTGTCCACTTGTTACACCGAAAACATTTCAAACCGCTGAGGGccaagagacagaaaagagaagctAAAAGCCACAAGCTGACAGATGGGTGTGGTTTAATTCACAGGGGTAAATGCAGTCTTACACGGCTAAAGTTAGTCTCGACTCACCACATTCACTcaattcaaagaaaaaagaagtttCTAGCTTTTAATTTACACTTCCTTTGAGCTGATGCTGTATATTGATGCCATTCCCCACTAGAGTTCCgacttaaaagaaaaaacagttaAGTTAATAAAGTAAATGAAAACACTCCTGGAGTCTGTTCTACCAGATTTATACTATACAAAAGGCTTATTTCCTCTGGGATTAAATTATGTGCTTCACAAGCCGAGGAGAAGGCAAAGCTTGCAACATATTTAATTATCGACAATGTTGCTGTGAGTCCaattcctttttcttcttcacgcTGCTGTGTTGTTTCTATCAGTCGGCAGGACGAGACCAGGACTCAGACTGAGGTCGAAGTCTTGTGCTGCGCCTGTGGATCGATTTGTCACCTCTCCGACTCAACGCACCTCACCTCTTCACACTTGTTTATCGACAGTTTTCCACACACTCATGACTACATGTGGGTGGAGGCTCTGCCGTCCACAGTGCTGGTCCTGGACAGGTACCGGCTGGTGGAGGTGCGGCCGTCCTCCGCCATGGCGTTCTCCATCTTTGAGAACACGGAGCTCTTGAATTTCCGCCTGAAGTCGTTGCCCATGAACACGTACAGCATTGGGTTGAGGAAGCTGTTGGTGGCCGCCGTCAAAGTGCCGACTTTGAGGCCGACGGTCAGAAGGTCGCGGTTGAggttgtcctggttgagctccAGCACGATGAACACGTGGTAAGGAAGCCAGCAGAGGAAGAATGCAGCCACGAGCGCACTCATGACTCTGAAGGGCTTGGAGGACTTGGTCATCCTGTTGTTCCGAAGTTTGAGGATGATGATAGAGTAGCAGACGATGATGATGGCGAAAGGCACCACGAACCCCACAACGAGGCGGCTGAGCGCCACCATGCTGTGACTGTACTGGTCCGATGTGTATTTGTTGACGCAAGAGGTCCTGCCCAGGTGACTGCTGACGTCTCGGAAAATGATGGAGGGAACGCTCAGCGCGATGGCCAGAAGCCAAGCCAGGAAAACAATCACGGAGGCTTTTTTAATGGTGCGGTGGTTCTGGGCCCAAACCGGGAAGACGACCGACACCAAACGGTCGACGCTGATGATGACCAGGAGGAAGATGCTGCTGAACATGTTGAGGAACAGGACAGACGGGACTAGTTTGCACATGGCGCGGCCGAATATCCACGCCTCCATCGCCGTGCTGGCGATGCTGAAGGGCAGGAAGGCGCAGAAGACAAAGTCGGACACGGCGAGGCTCAGGTACCAGGTGGTGTTGACCGACTTCCTCATCTTGAAGCCAGCGACCCAGATGACCAGAGCATTTCCGCAGAAGCCCAGCAGAAAAATGAGCAGGCTGACCACGACTAAGCTCAGGCACAAGGGTTCCCTCAAACACAGCGGCTTGTGCGGCGAAAACGTCTCCTCGGTCAGCATGGAACCATTGTCCTCATAACTGTAGTTATAGTCTAGATATTCCAGTTGATCCATTCGTCTAGAGGGACAGAACCGTCTCAGGGCTTTCTGCGGGGACAAGAAGGCAATATTTAGACTGATGAGatatatttaaaacacacagatgttTGTGGCATCGTGGTCCtacctgcagcacagacctcCCTCCTTGGTGGCGTCCAGAGCTTAATGAGAGTCTCACCCTGTTCTCCTTTTTAAGAAGAGATGACTGTGTGATTTCTCAACACTTCGCTTCCCTCAACATTTTCAGTACTTCATCTTGAGGTCAAAACAACTGTCTGTAAACATGACAAAAATaggggggttttttttcttttgtttttctttttaagcagAACTAGAAATCTTAGTTTTTGCATATTACATTTGATTGAGGGCTGCTTTCTAATGCAACCAGCTCAGGAGTTTCAATGACTTTGAAGCTCACTAAGATCTTTTCATCACAGCTTATTAACATTGCTAAAGCTTTAAATCTTTAACCCCCCTTAGTTCCTCTAAGCTACTTCTTGGACTTTGCACAATAGCACTGACCCTTCCCTTTTTACTTTTGCCAGATGTGTCTGTCGCTAAACAGATGTAGGCGTTCGCAGCGTTGGGTGACGGAGGTGCACGGTGCTCAAGGAGCCGTGGCAATCCGAGACAGATGATGAATCACTCGCAGCCTTTGATACAGATGTTTCTAATACCAGACAgtaaaaagcagcagctgttgcagCCGCAGACCGCGGAGCCTGGGTGCTGTAATTACTGCACCAGTCAAATCAGCCTGGTTTTACCAGCTTCACGCTCATCACTGATGCAGCTTCGTGCATCCAAATTAAAGACAACTTGATCGCGCCCTCACTGTCACGGTCGTATACCATAAGCGCCGCAGGGATGCAGCAAAAAGGTCCTCTAAACGGGCAATACCAGCCAATGCATGATTGTAGGCAGAATGAAAGTGGGCCAACGCAGGAGGAAAATACGAGATTGTCCTTCAAGGAATGACTGGAGCTCAAGCACCCTCAGCGCCCTGATGGAGGGTTCTTCACACGCTTGATCTGTGTCACGGTCGTCTACCAGACAAGCCCAAAGCCTCGTTGCAGATGGTTTTTAAACGGGCAGGAAATAAAAGTGCCTGGAGTGTATTTGAGGCACAGATTTGCCTTCGACAGGTGATATTTACACCTCAGAGGGACAATTATGGGCTTCCTGTTGAGGATTTCAGCTCTTAAAGGCATGTAGGGAGTCATTTCTGCAGCAAAAACTATCCTTAAACGTGTGACCTCATCTCTCTTTTACAGGTTAGGTTTAATGTCCAGGTCGGTTGTTGTTATCTACACGCCGACATGATATAATATTAGCTGTTTCCATGGTATCCATATGGGTGGAGCTTTGCAGCCATGCTAATTTCAGTCTGCCAGCCTCGCACCGACAGACAGCTGGAGGCGGGCTTTATGCAGGGAgagtctgacctccagctgcgGCCTCAGCCGAAGAACAGCACAGAcgtttcttcatttatttaagtGTCTTGACTTTCAAACCCTGCAGAAAGCCTATAATCATGACTGGCCTCCCCTGCAATTCGATTACAGGTTCAGTATTGGGTTCTCTCTCTGGACGGCCAACGTTCCATTTGAATTCTTTCAAGGAACCTGAGTATAACAGCTAGCTTAATGCCCCTTGTAGAAACTCATATGTAGATTAATGTGCAGCAGATGCGCTCCGATCAGCAGCGGTAATCTCTTCCCCTGAAATCCACCTCTGCAGAAAGGACCCCATCCGGGGTCACAGCTGGAGAAACATAGTGACCGTGTTGAAAGGACCACAGGAACAAACCCTCGCCCCTCTCCAGGAAGTGATGCATCCATGCCTTAAATGCTGCTGTGCATGATTCATACATCTTGAAAAACTCATCACAGCTGAAAATAAAGAATTTTGTTGGGGGGTTGCACTCTTTCATAAATTCTCCTTTGGTGCCTGTGTGTCAGCGGCTTCTTCTTTGCTGACAGGTTCAGTTTTTATGCTTTACCCAACTATTTTTtaatcttgttttatttttattttttcacaactttttttaacaacaaatAGATTAAAGTGTGGAGTGCTCTGACATTCACCTCTGCACTGCAATTCAAAAGGAAACTGGTACAGCTGATGTTTGGAGGATAGCAAATTATTTACTCCAGCATATTGACTCAGTCCTCTCTGTTGGATGGTTTGTACCCGATTACAGACATTCAATGATCAAGTATGCCACTTGATCCTGTTTCAGCGATGCTAATCCTGACAGAGACCCAGACTGGTGGCCACGGGCTCTCTGCTTGTATAGTCCTTTACCGTCATTTACATTTATGGCATCATTATGACACAGACAAAAATAGAGCAATCAAACAAGCATCTTAATGAGGTTTAAATTAGAAACATCCTTCAGCTCCCAGCTGGGCCGACGCCTCGCGTCTTCTGAATCGTACCACCAATAACACTCAACGCCACCACATTCGCTCTCCATAAAAACttgaagatggaggaaaaggaaTGACAGGAAGACGCCTTTGGCTATTTATTTTGTGTATGTCATCCTCCAGATGGGGTTCAGCCATACGGGACCTTTCCACGTGTGCACATTGAAGGGCAGGGAGATCCCAGAGCGAAGACTCATACCCAATGACAAAATGGCATTGCAGTCTCTTTGAATGTGCTCTTTCACAGGTTCCTAACAATCCCCGTCACACGCTGTCTTACTACTAATTAAAACAAGATGTGATTGCACAATAATGCTAACTTAAGCCTAGAATTCATATATGTGCACACTGACGATATATTTAGTGATTTAGGGGACAGAGAGTCGTCTCATTGTGTTTAGTTATTGACGTGAAACACAACTGTGGATACACGAGTGAAGCTTTACTCACTATAGCGTGGACAGAATGCTTAATATGTAATGAAATCTAAACTGAGATGGTTGATATTACCAAATAAGTATCTCTAATAATATCAGGACAAGGACACACGGATAAAATTGATTGCCACTCTTAAGGCAGGAGGCAGACACTGGGGCTGATTGCTGTGATATCATGAGCTGGCTGCAGACAGGGGTGGCGAGAGCGGTTCCACTCAACACGATTACACTTACAACAGAATCCGCAAACTGCACTTTGGAAATCAAGTCGCGCAACAGCTGAAGGCGCCGAGAACACAAATGAGATCGGGCAGCCAGCGTTGGTCTCCTGTTGGGTGAAGAAACTAAAAAACCGCCCACGGATGGTGAGTCATGGTTGCGTTGGCGTCAGAACGGGAATATCAGCGAGCGCCATGATTACCTGGTGACCCCGCAGAGGACCCACAGAAGCATCCAAACCCATCTCGATGCTGCGGCTATTTCCCTCATTTACGGACACAaatcttcatcaccttcagcaAATGGCCAGCTGCGAGATGGCCCCGCTTAGAGGACATTGTGACAGATAGGGACATTAATGTAATAAATCATGTCCAGATTCCCCAGGCTTCGGGCTAGGAGTCCTGTCACACTAAATTTCTCACTTTTGACATATTTACAGCGCAGCTCTTCAATAAAACTCATTATCTGCGAACGGCCTGCAGCCTCTCGTGCGCTGCAAACAGGTAGATAGATCCCTCTACAGTCTTTATGCAGCTTATGGTGAGGACAAGAAATGCTTAGTTAGGACTTGTGATCTCaagcgtgtctgtgtgtgtgtgtgtgtgtgtgtgtgtgtgtgtgcacgcgcggcTGTTGCTTGCTTCGTTTTTTAGATCAGCTGAGAGATTTATTGACCTATTGAGTCAGTATTTTTCAGCCAAATGAGTTCCTTTGCTCTGAGGTGAAGTGTCTATATGTCTTTTTTCAAGAGACAGTGCTTCCTTTGCATGAATCATAAATAATATTTCTCTTTATACTAAGTcttacatttgtatttattacCAGCTATTAAAGAAGTCTCTGTTTTAAAATAGATGACTTTTAAAGGTACCTACATCTTTCTGCTGTTAAATCAATCTTTTCTATAAATACATAATGCATTAGTTGATTCATTTATGCAGAGGGGTAATCAGTGACTTCTCCATTCAGGTGTCGGGGATATTGGCTCTAATCCCCGTGTGGCAGACACCGACGGTGAAAAGCTCCAGTAATTACCTATTTGGCACCGAGGGAAGCAGCCAAATCTCTCCACTTTCCTCTGACCTACTCTGAGCAGACTGGAGAGCCGCAGAGGGGAACCAGGATGGTGTAGCATCGTCAGATCACTGGAGCTCCAGGGTGCAGCGCTTTGCTATAGCGAACGTTTGGCCCTCCTATTTTGCAGCTGATTTATTCAGACAGAGGTTTTAATTGGCAGCAGTAAAGAGCAGCTGTTGCTCTATTCAACTCTGTCTTTGCTGTCATCCATTTCCCAGCCAccgtctttctctctcccttcctggCTGCTCGCTTAACTAGATTCTTTATCTCTGACACCCTGCTCTATCACCTAGAACAAAGCCTCGTCTCAGACAGAAAGGCGGGCGGGCTCCACAGAGGTTGCAgcgaggacagaggtggagtgCCACCTGTGCCACAGGGATTTATTTCTTGCCCTGATATTATgatttgtacttttttttccaggtgagcagacggattttctgctccttgaCATACGGTTCAAAGTCCTACTGGAACAGGCTGAGTGTCATGGTAGTCTTCT is part of the Takifugu rubripes chromosome 21, fTakRub1.2, whole genome shotgun sequence genome and encodes:
- the cmklr1 gene encoding chemokine-like receptor 1: MDQLEYLDYNYSYEDNGSMLTEETFSPHKPLCLREPLCLSLVVVSLLIFLLGFCGNALVIWVAGFKMRKSVNTTWYLSLAVSDFVFCAFLPFSIASTAMEAWIFGRAMCKLVPSVLFLNMFSSIFLLVIISVDRLVSVVFPVWAQNHRTIKKASVIVFLAWLLAIALSVPSIIFRDVSSHLGRTSCVNKYTSDQYSHSMVALSRLVVGFVVPFAIIIVCYSIIILKLRNNRMTKSSKPFRVMSALVAAFFLCWLPYHVFIVLELNQDNLNRDLLTVGLKVGTLTAATNSFLNPMLYVFMGNDFRRKFKSSVFSKMENAMAEDGRTSTSRYLSRTSTVDGRASTHM